Proteins from a single region of Takifugu rubripes chromosome 4, fTakRub1.2, whole genome shotgun sequence:
- the kcnk1b gene encoding potassium channel subfamily K member 1b, with protein MLQSLASSSCVRLMQNHKSTWYFASLLLGYVLYLVFGAIIFSSVELPYEDLLRQELRALKQRFLQENECLSEERLERFLKKALDASNYGVSILNNASINWNWDFTSSLFFASTVLSTTGYGHTAPLSDGGKAFCIIYSAIGIPFTLLFLTAAVQRIMVFSTRRPISYVHRQWGLSKAVVGVAHAVVLSFLAICFFLLIPAAVFSALEDNWNFLDSFYFCFISLSTIGLGDYVPGEAANQNYRELYKMGITVYLILGLIVMLVVLETFCELQQLKQLRKMFYLKKEKQKDRIAILEHDQLSFSSVSKAAASSNEDNRHMFGSTTTLVPPRSDTIE; from the exons ATGCTTCAGTCTCTCGCCAGCAGTTCGTGTGTCCGGTTAATGCAGAATCACAAATCGACGTGGTATTTTGCATCTTTATTGTTGGGTTATGTCCTTTATCTCGTATTCGGCGCTATCATATTCTCTTCGGTGGAGCTGCCGTATGAAGACCTCCTGCGTCAGGAGCTGAGGGCCCTCAAACAAAGGTTCCTCCAGGAAAACGAATGCCTGTCCGAGGAGCGCCTCGAAAGGTTCCTGAAGAAAGCCCTGGATGCCAGTAATTATGGCGTGTCCATCCTAAATAACGCCTCCATAAACTGGAACTGGGACTTCACCTCGTCGCTGTTCTTCGCCAGCACCGTGCTGTCCACCACAG GGTACGGTCACACGGCGCCCCTGTCCGATGGTGGAAAGGCCTTCTGCATCATCTACTCCGCGATTGGCATCcccttcaccctcctcttcctcaccgcCGCCGTGCAAAGGATCATGGTGTTCAGCACTCGGAGGCCGATCTCCTACGTCCATCGGCAATGGGGCCTGTCGAAGGCGGTGGTGGGCGTCGCCCACGCCGTGGTGCTCAGCTTTCTGGCcatctgcttcttcctcctcatcccggCCGCCGTCTTCTCGGCGCTGGAGGACAACTGGAACTTCCTGGATTCCTTCTACTTCTGCTTCATTTCGCTCAGCACGATCGGCCTCGGAGATTACGTCCCCGGAGAGGCGGCGAATCAGAACTACAGGGAGCTGTATAAAATGGGCATCACTG TCTACCTGATCCTGGGGCTCATAgtgatgctggtggtgctggagacCTTCTGCGAGCTGCAGCAACTGAAGCAGCTGAGGAAGATGTTCTACCTtaagaaagagaagcagaaagacCGCATCGCCATTTTGGAACACGACCAGCTGtctttctcctctgtgtccaAAGCGGCTGCGTCTTCTAACGAGGACAATAGACACATGTTTGGTAGTACAACTACTCTGGTCCCTCCCAGAAGTGACACAATCGAGTAA